The following are encoded together in the Planctobacterium marinum genome:
- a CDS encoding oxaloacetate decarboxylase subunit gamma, with translation MTDDIYSVLLDAAGLLLVGMAVVFVFLTILIGAIHLIEWLCNKLPDAPETQIKPQVSGTQAEAISPQVVAAISSAVHQYRNKKQ, from the coding sequence ATGACAGACGATATTTATTCAGTATTACTTGATGCTGCGGGATTACTCCTGGTGGGGATGGCCGTCGTATTTGTTTTTTTAACAATACTCATCGGCGCCATTCATCTTATTGAGTGGTTGTGTAACAAGCTGCCCGACGCACCAGAAACCCAAATCAAACCTCAAGTATCGGGGACTCAAGCAGAGGCGATTAGTCCGCAAGTCGTAGCGGCAATAAGTTCTGCAGTGCACCAGTATCGAAATAAAAAACAATAA
- the oadA gene encoding sodium-extruding oxaloacetate decarboxylase subunit alpha: MAKPLALTELVLRDAHQSLLATRMRLEDMLPIAPKLDQVGYWSMESWGGATFDACIRYLGEDPWERIRKLKAAMPNTKQQMLLRGQNLLGYRHYADDVVEKFVERAHHNGVDVFRIFDAMNDIRNLQTAIKSAISVGAHAQGTISYTVSPVHTLSLWLDMAKQLEDMGVHSICIKDMAGLLKPYECEELVSQLKETVAVPIAMQCHATTGLSTATYQKAIDAGIDMLDTAVSSMSMTYGHSATETMVSIVEGTERDTGLDLTLLEEIAAYFRDVRKKYAKFEGSLKGVDSRILIAQVPGGMLTNMENQLREQGAADRLDEVLKEIPKVREDLGFIPLVTPTSQIVGSQSVLNVLTGERYKSITKETAGVLKGEYGATAAPVNAELQARVLDGAEAITCRPADLIAAELQKLETELDKLASDKNIQLAEQKVDDVLTYALFPQVGLKFLENRNNPDAFEPAPGNEPAAEPTNVVSGSGTAEAYAVRVDGKVYRVEVAPDGSLTDVAPSPAAAPAQEIQTPVAASGGEPLNAPLAGNIVRINVAAGQSVNAGDVVLIMEAMKMETEVRAVNTGTIANIMVKEGDAVQAGQPLLSFS, encoded by the coding sequence ATGGCTAAACCGCTGGCCTTAACGGAATTGGTATTGCGAGACGCTCATCAGTCTTTGCTGGCCACTCGTATGCGTCTTGAAGACATGTTACCCATCGCACCAAAACTTGATCAGGTTGGCTATTGGTCCATGGAATCATGGGGGGGCGCGACATTTGATGCTTGCATACGTTATTTGGGGGAAGACCCATGGGAGCGTATTCGCAAGTTAAAAGCGGCAATGCCAAATACAAAGCAACAAATGCTTTTGCGCGGTCAAAACCTGTTGGGTTATCGCCACTATGCTGACGATGTGGTGGAGAAATTTGTTGAGCGGGCTCATCACAATGGTGTTGATGTATTTCGCATTTTTGATGCTATGAATGATATCCGCAACTTGCAGACCGCGATTAAGTCTGCGATTTCGGTTGGTGCCCACGCGCAAGGTACTATTTCTTACACTGTTAGCCCGGTGCACACATTGTCATTGTGGCTGGATATGGCTAAACAGTTGGAGGATATGGGCGTACACTCAATTTGTATCAAAGACATGGCAGGTTTGCTGAAACCTTACGAGTGTGAAGAGTTGGTCTCTCAGCTCAAGGAAACCGTTGCCGTACCCATTGCTATGCAGTGTCATGCTACAACAGGTTTAAGCACTGCAACCTATCAAAAAGCTATCGACGCCGGCATTGATATGCTCGATACGGCGGTTTCTTCCATGAGTATGACTTATGGCCACAGTGCCACCGAAACTATGGTTTCTATTGTCGAAGGCACGGAGCGTGACACTGGGTTAGATCTGACTCTTTTGGAAGAGATAGCGGCTTATTTTCGCGATGTCAGGAAAAAGTACGCCAAATTCGAAGGTAGTTTGAAGGGCGTGGATTCGCGAATTTTGATAGCGCAGGTGCCCGGTGGCATGTTAACCAACATGGAAAACCAATTGCGAGAGCAAGGTGCCGCAGATAGATTAGACGAGGTACTCAAGGAAATTCCTAAAGTTCGCGAGGATCTTGGTTTTATCCCTCTGGTTACACCCACCTCCCAAATCGTTGGTAGCCAATCAGTACTTAATGTACTGACCGGAGAGCGATATAAAAGTATTACCAAAGAAACAGCGGGGGTGCTTAAAGGAGAGTATGGTGCAACAGCTGCCCCAGTAAACGCTGAGCTTCAAGCGCGAGTTTTAGACGGTGCAGAAGCGATTACCTGCCGACCTGCGGATCTCATTGCAGCTGAATTACAAAAATTAGAAACCGAACTGGATAAACTTGCCAGTGACAAAAACATACAATTAGCTGAGCAGAAAGTTGATGACGTATTGACTTACGCATTATTCCCTCAGGTGGGATTAAAATTTCTGGAAAATCGTAATAATCCGGATGCTTTTGAACCAGCACCCGGCAACGAACCCGCAGCAGAACCAACAAATGTGGTTTCTGGTAGTGGAACGGCCGAAGCCTATGCCGTTCGCGTTGACGGCAAAGTCTACCGTGTGGAAGTTGCGCCTGATGGCAGCTTAACGGACGTTGCCCCCAGCCCAGCTGCTGCGCCAGCTCAGGAGATTCAGACACCGGTTGCAGCATCAGGAGGCGAGCCGCTGAATGCACCTCTAGCCGGTAATATCGTGCGAATTAACGTCGCTGCTGGACAGTCCGTCAATGCTGGTGATGTGGTATTGATTATGGAAGCGATGAAAATGGAAACGGAGGTGCGGGCAGTTAACACTGGTACGATTGCCAATATTATGGTGAAAGAAGGTGATGCCGTGCAAGCCGGGCAGCCTTTGCTAAGTTTTAGCTGA
- a CDS encoding sodium ion-translocating decarboxylase subunit beta — MEKLQILWQTTALANFEPGQILMMAVGVLLLYLAIARKYEPLLLLPIGFGAILTNIPLGGFTEPGGLLYYVYEVGIGSTVFPLLIFMGVGALTDFGALIANPRMLLLGAAAQFGIFATLFGAILLNLVPGLSFTLQEAAAIAIIGGADGPTAIFLASQLADHLLGAIAVAAYSYMALVPIIQPPIMKALTTPEERKIEMRQLRTVSKREKIIFPLAVLGLTILFLPTATPLVGMFCLGNLMRESGVVERLSKTAQNELINVTTIFLGLAVGSKLSSDQFLTSQTLAILALGAVAFSIGTAAGVLMAKLMGRLSKDKINPLIGAAGVSAVPMAARVVNKVGLEANPHNFLLMHAMGPNVAGVLGSAVAAGILLALVGP, encoded by the coding sequence ATGGAAAAGTTACAAATCTTATGGCAAACCACTGCTCTGGCTAATTTTGAGCCAGGGCAAATACTGATGATGGCCGTCGGCGTTTTGCTGTTGTACCTGGCCATCGCTCGAAAATATGAACCCTTGCTACTACTGCCTATCGGTTTTGGCGCAATACTAACCAATATCCCATTGGGCGGCTTTACCGAGCCCGGCGGTTTGTTGTATTACGTCTACGAAGTGGGCATCGGCTCAACGGTGTTTCCGTTATTAATCTTTATGGGAGTTGGGGCTTTAACCGACTTCGGCGCGTTGATCGCTAATCCACGCATGTTACTTCTAGGGGCTGCAGCGCAATTTGGAATTTTTGCTACCCTGTTTGGTGCTATTTTGTTGAATCTGGTGCCCGGATTGAGTTTTACGCTTCAGGAAGCCGCGGCCATTGCCATTATCGGTGGTGCTGATGGTCCGACAGCCATCTTTTTGGCATCTCAACTAGCAGATCATTTACTGGGAGCTATTGCAGTGGCGGCTTATTCCTACATGGCATTGGTTCCCATCATTCAGCCGCCGATTATGAAGGCGCTGACCACGCCGGAAGAACGCAAGATTGAAATGCGGCAACTGCGCACTGTCAGCAAACGTGAAAAAATAATTTTTCCCCTGGCAGTGCTTGGCTTGACCATTTTGTTTTTACCAACGGCGACTCCGCTGGTGGGTATGTTCTGCTTGGGTAACCTGATGCGGGAAAGCGGTGTGGTAGAGCGACTGAGTAAAACTGCACAAAACGAATTGATCAACGTCACCACCATCTTTCTGGGATTAGCAGTGGGCTCAAAGCTTTCTTCTGATCAGTTCTTAACTTCCCAAACCTTAGCCATTCTTGCGTTGGGGGCTGTGGCGTTTTCAATTGGAACCGCGGCCGGGGTACTGATGGCCAAGCTAATGGGACGATTGAGTAAAGACAAAATCAATCCTCTGATAGGCGCGGCTGGTGTATCGGCTGTGCCAATGGCGGCACGAGTGGTTAACAAGGTTGGATTGGAAGCCAATCCACACAACTTTTTATTAATGCATGCAATGGGGCCAAATGTGGCTGGTGTATTGGGGTCAGCCGTAGCTGCAGGTATTTTGCTGGCATTGGTGGGGCCGTAG
- the dapE gene encoding succinyl-diaminopimelate desuccinylase: MSMPITPQKSETVARQSHITELCGLPGQSLTGHARSILYSLELMSRKSITPKDAGCQDWLMEKLASLGFVCHPFEVNGVKNLVAEIGAGERVIAFAGHTDVVPPGPVEKWHSDPFEPVVIDNELIGRGAADMKTGVAAMLAASERVLRLSRHLNAKFMWFITSDEEGEAEFGSKEIKAWLDKRNISVDCVIIGEPTAKLATGDTIKVGRRGAISGRIQVKGKQGHVAYPQYADNAIHKMAKVIDAISSINFDAGSDDFPGTSLQITHIDSGDFTDNIVPANCSICFNIRYSHEYSMASLEALIQERIEAVVSSADIQWERPCVPYFTHVDQQNSLIKSVEQAIIKNTGRFPVLSTAGGTSDGRFFASEHTQVVEVGVPNKTIHQVNERIHISDLVTLEDIFTDLLSGLLFD, translated from the coding sequence ATGTCTATGCCGATTACACCGCAAAAGTCAGAAACTGTTGCTCGACAAAGCCATATAACTGAGCTGTGTGGGCTGCCAGGTCAGTCATTGACCGGGCATGCGCGCTCTATACTTTACAGCTTAGAGCTGATGTCCAGGAAGTCCATTACCCCGAAAGACGCAGGATGCCAGGACTGGCTGATGGAAAAACTCGCTTCTTTGGGATTTGTATGCCACCCATTTGAGGTGAATGGTGTTAAAAACCTGGTAGCTGAAATCGGGGCGGGGGAAAGGGTGATTGCATTCGCGGGACATACTGACGTCGTTCCGCCTGGTCCGGTTGAAAAATGGCACAGCGATCCCTTCGAGCCTGTTGTGATAGACAATGAGTTGATTGGCCGTGGCGCTGCAGATATGAAAACGGGTGTCGCCGCCATGCTAGCTGCATCAGAGCGAGTATTGAGGTTATCTCGCCACCTTAACGCGAAGTTTATGTGGTTCATTACCAGCGATGAGGAAGGCGAAGCGGAGTTTGGAAGTAAGGAGATCAAAGCCTGGCTGGATAAGCGCAATATATCCGTGGATTGCGTCATTATCGGTGAGCCTACGGCCAAGTTGGCCACAGGTGATACCATCAAGGTGGGCAGACGTGGTGCCATTTCCGGACGTATTCAGGTTAAGGGTAAACAGGGTCATGTGGCGTATCCGCAATATGCAGACAACGCAATCCACAAAATGGCAAAGGTAATCGATGCCATTAGTTCCATAAACTTCGATGCCGGTAGTGATGATTTTCCGGGAACAAGCCTGCAAATTACGCACATTGATTCTGGTGATTTCACCGATAATATCGTGCCTGCCAATTGCAGTATTTGCTTTAATATCCGCTACAGCCATGAGTACAGTATGGCGTCACTGGAAGCGTTGATTCAGGAGAGGATTGAAGCGGTAGTAAGCAGTGCAGATATTCAATGGGAACGTCCTTGCGTGCCCTATTTTACCCATGTTGATCAGCAAAATAGCCTGATCAAATCTGTTGAGCAAGCCATAATCAAAAATACCGGACGTTTTCCTGTGCTATCTACGGCTGGGGGCACGTCTGATGGACGCTTTTTTGCCAGTGAGCATACTCAAGTTGTGGAAGTGGGCGTACCTAACAAAACCATTCATCAGGTTAATGAACGCATTCACATTTCTGATTTGGTGACACTGGAAGATATTTTTACCGATCTACTATCAGGTTTACTTTTTGATTAG
- a CDS encoding cytochrome b, giving the protein MSLRNSDNNYGSIAKWIHWLTALLFLAAYISVYYRQWFTEAQTPENWTALQLHLSFGVSIAVIVILRIVWKVTNPSPAPEPGTALEHLAAKLGHIALYAIMIIMPITGYLGTGVATEFFYLFDIPSFKDTALFAETFGKYMEFADFEKPLDFIHKDILGAWLVWLLIAGHAGAALYHHFVKQDRTLKRMTTGK; this is encoded by the coding sequence ATGTCTTTGCGAAATTCTGACAACAACTACGGTTCCATTGCTAAGTGGATCCACTGGCTTACGGCATTGCTGTTTCTGGCGGCTTATATCAGTGTCTACTACCGACAGTGGTTTACTGAAGCGCAAACCCCAGAAAACTGGACAGCGTTGCAGTTGCACCTATCTTTTGGAGTTTCGATAGCAGTTATAGTGATTTTGCGTATAGTCTGGAAAGTGACGAATCCCTCGCCCGCACCAGAGCCCGGAACGGCGCTTGAGCATCTGGCGGCAAAGTTGGGACACATTGCCTTGTATGCCATCATGATCATCATGCCAATTACCGGTTATTTAGGTACAGGGGTTGCTACTGAGTTCTTTTATTTATTCGATATTCCCAGTTTTAAAGATACTGCGCTTTTTGCAGAAACCTTTGGCAAGTACATGGAATTTGCAGATTTTGAAAAGCCACTGGATTTTATTCACAAGGACATATTGGGTGCATGGCTTGTGTGGTTATTGATCGCCGGGCATGCTGGTGCAGCGCTATACCATCACTTTGTAAAACAAGACCGCACTCTCAAACGAATGACAACGGGAAAGTAG
- a CDS encoding PAS domain S-box protein, with amino-acid sequence MFNLFNNNTNFTEQILEQSIDAVIAIDEHNCVMFYNKAAEKLWGFAHHEVIGKNVKMLVPVEHRSNHDNYVNRHRSTNQDKLVGTTLDLYIETKAGQKIWCSLSLSKFKVNGKQCYSAIVKDITKEREQKLLIDQTLNQCIDGVVTIDENNNVVFFNPAAEKIWGVKKEQVLGNNVKMLVPKEIRPSHDEKVNRNRRTGENRIVGSSRELPIETFDNRNIWVSLSLSKITLESKILYTAFVRDITEEFKAKEEVKRLSLVANNTSNAVIITGANGLVEYVNHGFSDITGYTLEDIKGKKPGSLLQGKHTDADTVARISKKIKDKQPLYEEILNYDKKGNSYWISLAIDPVFDANNNLTNYVAIQADIDKTKRRSLENDIKMNAINDSSLMFETNPQGLITYANQQFLTTLGCSDKNAANELLGNIANLTGDGTWAELAKGEAFKSDVSVNTLSGKELKLTLEATPITDVTGSLTSVLIYAEDISSKNAVISETHEAMSQVLDRISSIVQSINNISNQTNLLALNAAIEAARAGEAGRGFAVVADEVRNLAQSSTDSADQITSLIEETKGHVDQLSQYLGNS; translated from the coding sequence ATGTTCAACTTATTCAACAACAACACCAATTTTACCGAACAAATTCTTGAACAAAGTATTGATGCTGTCATAGCCATTGATGAGCACAACTGCGTTATGTTTTACAATAAAGCGGCAGAAAAACTTTGGGGCTTTGCCCATCACGAAGTCATAGGTAAAAACGTGAAGATGTTGGTGCCTGTTGAACATCGTAGTAACCATGACAATTACGTCAACCGCCATCGTTCCACAAATCAAGATAAATTAGTGGGTACCACCCTCGATCTCTATATCGAAACCAAAGCCGGCCAGAAAATCTGGTGCTCATTGTCACTATCGAAATTCAAGGTGAATGGCAAGCAATGCTACTCGGCAATTGTAAAAGACATCACTAAAGAAAGAGAGCAAAAGCTACTGATCGACCAGACCCTTAACCAGTGTATTGACGGTGTGGTTACTATCGATGAAAACAACAACGTGGTTTTTTTCAATCCTGCTGCCGAAAAAATATGGGGTGTGAAAAAAGAGCAGGTATTGGGCAACAATGTCAAAATGCTGGTTCCTAAAGAGATCCGGCCTAGCCATGATGAAAAAGTGAACCGCAATCGCAGAACCGGCGAAAACAGAATTGTCGGTTCATCACGAGAATTGCCTATAGAAACGTTTGATAACCGCAACATTTGGGTTTCACTCTCTCTATCCAAAATCACCCTGGAGAGCAAAATTTTATACACTGCATTCGTAAGGGATATTACCGAAGAATTCAAAGCCAAAGAAGAAGTTAAACGACTCTCTCTGGTGGCCAACAATACCAGTAATGCTGTAATAATTACCGGTGCTAATGGCCTCGTGGAATACGTCAACCACGGTTTTTCAGATATAACAGGCTATACATTGGAAGACATTAAGGGCAAAAAGCCAGGAAGTTTGCTACAGGGTAAGCACACCGATGCAGATACCGTCGCCCGGATAAGTAAAAAAATTAAAGACAAACAGCCGTTATACGAAGAAATCCTCAACTACGACAAAAAGGGCAATTCCTACTGGATTTCATTAGCAATCGACCCGGTATTTGATGCAAATAACAACCTGACCAACTATGTCGCAATCCAGGCTGATATCGACAAGACCAAGCGCAGGTCACTGGAAAACGATATTAAAATGAATGCCATTAACGATAGCAGCTTAATGTTTGAAACCAATCCGCAGGGACTCATAACCTATGCCAATCAGCAGTTTCTCACAACATTGGGCTGTAGTGATAAAAACGCGGCCAACGAATTACTGGGCAATATCGCCAATCTCACAGGAGATGGAACATGGGCTGAGCTGGCAAAAGGGGAAGCGTTTAAATCCGACGTGAGCGTTAATACCTTATCAGGTAAAGAACTCAAGCTCACTTTAGAAGCGACTCCAATCACAGATGTTACCGGCAGCTTAACCAGCGTATTGATTTACGCAGAAGACATTTCCAGTAAAAATGCAGTGATCTCAGAAACTCATGAAGCCATGTCACAGGTACTGGATCGCATCAGCTCCATAGTACAATCAATTAATAATATCTCAAATCAAACCAACCTCTTAGCACTCAACGCGGCGATTGAAGCAGCAAGGGCGGGTGAAGCCGGTCGAGGTTTTGCTGTAGTGGCGGATGAAGTAAGAAACCTGGCCCAGAGCTCCACTGATTCTGCGGACCAAATCACCTCATTGATCGAAGAGACCAAAGGCCATGTTGACCAACTATCGCAGTATCTTGGAAATAGCTAG
- a CDS encoding EAL domain-containing response regulator, with protein sequence MENLDINKKEQVSGSLESEPSYVYGCKILLVDDQPITTDMLEAMFKPLGFDTLAVNDSLLVLDALQEFEADLILLDVHMPHKTGLEISTELKNSKHLSHIPIILLTAMDDKNAVVKGLSCGVQDYVTKPFHKAELTARVINNLRLKKQQDFWRLNHKLIREQFDVSGLPLQSTFHQYLEKFTTHSREPLTLAIFSIYAFDEIVASMKSSNIRSTINTTIYERLNQNDSRQIFVGNLGEGKFGVLFLQNSKQINDDLMELQECLERYILISDSRIKLKVNVGFCVSRCNPGNWREMLEKAEIALLKAKQPGSPSIVKYSPKSHGELNDKWWVLHYLDEAIEKNEITVQFQPQFDLYSWECTGYEALARWHSKMRGTVYPEKFIPIAEQHGLIERLSFQIFDQALRYLPKLPGPKVALNISPLQLHNPAFPVLLTESLEKHGVSLKQVELELTESSMMDERLIGVVEQLMKIGYEVVIDDFGTGYSNLSILTRLPFSKIKVDRSLIRQIHVCQKSEALVTSMVSFCTKFGMKVLAEGVENSAQADVLRAIGVDEVQGFLFGKPRAMPASPPKRSIKHVEIPCVH encoded by the coding sequence ATGGAAAATTTAGACATCAATAAAAAAGAGCAGGTTTCGGGCAGTCTAGAATCAGAGCCGAGTTATGTTTATGGCTGTAAAATATTGCTTGTAGACGATCAACCCATTACCACAGATATGTTAGAGGCGATGTTTAAACCACTTGGTTTTGATACCCTCGCCGTTAATGACAGTTTACTTGTTTTGGATGCATTGCAGGAGTTCGAAGCGGATTTGATCTTACTTGATGTGCATATGCCCCACAAAACCGGTCTCGAAATCAGTACAGAATTAAAAAACTCGAAACACTTAAGCCATATTCCCATTATATTGCTTACCGCTATGGATGATAAAAACGCGGTGGTAAAAGGACTGTCTTGTGGCGTTCAAGATTACGTGACTAAACCGTTCCACAAAGCGGAGTTAACAGCGCGAGTAATCAATAATCTTCGACTCAAAAAACAACAAGATTTCTGGCGTTTAAATCACAAATTGATAAGAGAACAATTTGACGTTTCAGGTTTACCGTTACAGTCAACCTTTCATCAATATCTGGAAAAATTTACTACTCATAGCCGAGAACCGCTGACCCTGGCTATCTTTAGCATCTACGCCTTTGACGAAATCGTCGCTTCGATGAAGAGCAGCAACATCAGAAGTACTATCAATACCACAATATACGAACGCCTTAACCAAAACGATTCAAGACAGATATTTGTCGGTAATTTGGGAGAAGGCAAGTTTGGGGTTTTATTTCTGCAAAACTCAAAGCAAATCAATGATGATTTAATGGAGTTACAAGAATGCCTCGAGAGATATATTTTGATCTCAGATAGTCGAATTAAACTCAAGGTTAATGTTGGTTTTTGTGTCAGTCGCTGTAACCCCGGAAACTGGCGTGAAATGCTGGAAAAAGCGGAAATTGCATTACTCAAAGCAAAACAGCCAGGTAGCCCCTCAATCGTAAAATACAGTCCAAAAAGTCATGGCGAATTAAACGATAAATGGTGGGTTTTACATTACCTCGATGAAGCTATCGAAAAAAATGAGATAACAGTACAGTTCCAACCACAATTTGACTTGTACAGTTGGGAATGCACGGGTTATGAAGCGCTTGCAAGATGGCATAGTAAAATGAGAGGTACCGTATATCCTGAAAAATTTATCCCGATTGCTGAGCAGCATGGGTTAATTGAAAGACTCAGTTTTCAAATCTTTGATCAGGCTTTGCGTTATTTACCTAAGCTACCCGGACCTAAAGTGGCCCTCAACATTTCACCTTTGCAACTGCATAATCCAGCTTTTCCCGTTTTGTTAACTGAATCATTGGAAAAACATGGGGTTAGCCTGAAACAGGTGGAGCTGGAACTAACCGAATCCAGCATGATGGATGAGCGACTTATTGGTGTAGTAGAACAATTAATGAAGATCGGTTACGAGGTAGTCATTGATGATTTTGGCACTGGTTACTCCAATTTAAGCATACTCACAAGATTACCCTTTTCTAAAATTAAAGTTGATCGCTCTTTAATCCGGCAAATACATGTTTGTCAGAAGTCCGAAGCGTTAGTTACTTCGATGGTTTCTTTTTGCACCAAATTTGGCATGAAAGTACTGGCAGAGGGCGTTGAAAACTCAGCGCAAGCAGACGTATTGAGAGCAATTGGTGTTGATGAAGTGCAGGGATTTTTATTCGGCAAGCCCAGAGCTATGCCTGCCAGCCCCCCGAAACGGAGCATCAAACATGTTGAGATTCCTTGCGTTCACTGA
- a CDS encoding response regulator transcription factor, translating to MHKTIKIVLAEDQAMLLGAVAALLDLEPDFSVVGQAKDGESALSLCMHHQPDVLLTDIEMPGMSGIELAEKLQHTEFDGKVIILTTFARSGYLRRAMDAGVKGYLLKDTPSDELATAIRKVVSGRKMIAPELVIEAFDEADPLSEKERKTLKLAADGLTTEQIAEKLFLSKGTVRNYLSSAASKLNAQNRIEAARIARQRGWL from the coding sequence TTGCATAAAACGATTAAAATTGTGTTAGCGGAAGACCAGGCAATGTTGTTGGGTGCTGTGGCTGCATTATTAGATTTAGAGCCAGATTTTAGCGTGGTTGGTCAGGCTAAGGATGGCGAATCAGCTTTGTCTTTGTGCATGCATCATCAACCCGATGTGCTGCTAACGGATATTGAAATGCCCGGAATGTCGGGCATTGAACTAGCAGAAAAGCTACAACACACTGAATTCGACGGTAAAGTCATCATTCTCACAACCTTTGCTCGCAGCGGCTATTTGCGCAGAGCGATGGATGCCGGGGTAAAAGGCTATTTATTAAAAGACACCCCTAGCGATGAGCTTGCCACGGCAATTCGCAAAGTTGTGTCAGGACGTAAGATGATTGCTCCTGAGTTGGTAATTGAGGCGTTTGACGAGGCAGATCCTCTTTCAGAAAAAGAGCGAAAAACCTTAAAGCTGGCCGCTGATGGACTAACAACAGAGCAAATTGCAGAGAAGTTATTTTTGTCCAAGGGAACGGTGCGCAATTACCTGTCCAGCGCAGCGTCAAAGCTCAATGCCCAGAACCGTATTGAGGCAGCACGTATTGCCAGACAACGAGGTTGGTTGTAA
- a CDS encoding sensor histidine kinase, protein MPLFIQRIHQRLLPSDSDTGYLPYFWLVYLIMFILPLSFGDRPLWHYAASMVVVPVFLALYFYTFWQTGARALVCILAILGLGMATAWFNPGASVFFVYAAAFCVQLKQPRKALIMVFSIAAVAALYSFLMQLPGFFYLPAIVISILIGCVNIYEGELRQKNQLLKVSQDELAKMAATAERERIARDLHDLIGHTFSLITVKAQLAHKLADIDIDKSKQELKDLEHLSRTAMAEIRETVHNYQQKDMTSEIAKAKALAKSADIEFHSEIEAIPQKESTNSALAWVIRESFTNMVKHSEATSCQLSCKTVADQYRLTISDNGQPQTEITAGDGLTGIKERVTALGGKLTVATNGGFSIQVEVPFA, encoded by the coding sequence ATGCCCCTATTCATTCAACGTATTCATCAGCGCCTGCTGCCCTCAGATTCAGATACAGGGTACCTGCCCTACTTCTGGCTGGTATATCTGATCATGTTTATCTTGCCACTGAGTTTTGGTGACAGGCCCTTGTGGCACTATGCCGCTAGCATGGTGGTGGTACCCGTGTTTTTAGCTTTGTACTTTTACACCTTTTGGCAAACTGGAGCTCGCGCCCTGGTATGCATTCTCGCTATTTTGGGGTTAGGCATGGCGACAGCTTGGTTTAACCCGGGAGCGTCGGTATTTTTTGTCTATGCCGCAGCATTTTGTGTGCAACTGAAGCAACCACGCAAGGCCTTAATTATGGTGTTTTCCATTGCGGCAGTTGCGGCTCTATACAGTTTTTTAATGCAGCTACCCGGATTTTTTTATCTTCCTGCGATTGTCATTAGCATACTGATAGGCTGCGTAAACATATATGAAGGTGAGCTGCGCCAGAAGAATCAGCTTTTAAAGGTATCCCAGGATGAACTGGCCAAAATGGCGGCCACTGCAGAGCGAGAGCGAATTGCTCGGGATTTACATGACTTAATTGGTCACACATTCTCTTTAATTACGGTGAAAGCCCAGTTGGCCCATAAATTAGCGGATATCGACATAGATAAGAGTAAACAAGAATTAAAAGACCTCGAGCATCTCAGTCGCACAGCGATGGCTGAAATCAGGGAAACAGTACACAATTATCAACAAAAAGATATGACTAGTGAGATAGCCAAGGCAAAAGCCTTGGCGAAATCAGCAGATATTGAGTTCCACAGTGAAATTGAGGCAATACCGCAAAAAGAAAGCACCAACAGTGCTCTCGCTTGGGTGATAAGAGAATCGTTCACCAACATGGTCAAACATTCTGAGGCCACCTCATGCCAGCTTAGTTGTAAGACAGTCGCTGACCAATATCGTTTGACCATCAGCGACAACGGTCAGCCACAAACTGAGATAACCGCGGGTGACGGACTAACAGGTATCAAGGAGCGCGTAACCGCCCTAGGCGGCAAGCTTACTGTGGCAACGAATGGTGGGTTTTCAATTCAGGTGGAGGTGCCTTTTGCATAA